The following coding sequences lie in one Brettanomyces bruxellensis chromosome 6, complete sequence genomic window:
- the RIP1 gene encoding ubiquinol--cytochrome-c reductase catalytic subunit rip1 (BUSCO:EOG09264MIL) — translation MLSRLSMNSVKGLHLGSTIARSFSSSTKALKSTYDSPDFTSYLNRSKGANPDKSRDYTYFMVGAYGVLGAAAAKSTVDVFLSTMSASADVLAMSKVEVKLGAIPLGENAVVKWQGKPVFIRHRTPEEIQEANDVDISTLRDPQKDADRVIKPEWLIMVGVCTHLGCVPIGNAGDYDGWFCPCHGSHYDISGRIRKGPAPLNLEIPHYKFADDSASVLIG, via the exons ATGCTCTCTAGACTTTCCATGAACAGTGTGAAGGGTCTCCATTTGG GATCCACAATTGCCAGATCATTCTCGAGCTCTACAAAGGCTTTGAAATCCACATATGACTCACCCGACTTCACGTCATATTTGAATCGGTCAAAGGGTGCCAACCCTGATAAATCCAGGGACTATACATACTTCATGGTTGGTGCGTATGGTGTTTTGggtgcagcagcagcaaaaTCTACAGTTGATGTTTTCCTTTCGACAATGTCTGCGTCTGCTGATGTGTTGGCTATGTCCAAAGTTGAGGTTAAGCTTGGTGCAATTCCATTGGGTGAGAATGCAGTTGTGAAATGGCAAGGTAAGCCAGTGTTTATAAGACACAGAACTCCAGAAGAGATTCAAGAGGCTAATGACGTTGATATTTCCACACTTAGAGATCCTCAAAAGGACGCGGACAGAGTTATCAAGCCAGAGTGGTTGATTATGGTGGGCGTTTGCACTCATTTGGGTTGTGTTCCTATTGGAAATGCAGGAGATTACGACGGATGGTTCTGTCCTTGCCATGGTTCTCATTACGATATTTCTGGTAGAATCAGAAAGGGACCAGCACCATTGAATCTCGAAATTCCACACTACAAGTTTGCCGACGACAGCGCTAGTGTTTTGATCGGTTAA
- the RHO2 gene encoding Rho GTPase translates to MSDNVIKRKIVIVGDGACGKTSLLYVFTLGEFPTEYHPTVFENYATDCRVDGKPVRLTLWDTAGQEEYERLRPLSYAKANIILIGFALNSPDSLENAGLKWAQEVGQYCPNVPIILVGLKKDLRPVDDGSDPYYEDKYVTPEKGEQVAQFIGAKKYVECSSLTGEAVDDVFEMATRASLLLKNEHESSCCVIS, encoded by the coding sequence ATGTCCGATAACGtcatcaaaagaaaaatcgtGATAGTTGGTGATGGTGCGTGTGGGAAGACATCACTTCTTTACGTGTTTACTTTAGGAGAGTTCCCCACAGAATACCATCCAACAGTTTTTGAAAACTATGCAACTGACTGCAGGGTTGATGGAAAACCAGTTCGACTTACCTTATGGGATACGGCAGGAcaagaagaatatgaacGACTTAGACCTTTATCGTATGCTAAAGCCAACATTATTCTTATCGGATTTGCGTTAAACTCCCCAGATTCACTGGAAAATGCTGGTTTGAAATGGGCACAAGAGGTGGGCCAATATTGCCCTAATGTGCCCATTATATTAGTGGGCCTAAAGAAAGATTTAAGGCCCGTTGATGATGGCTCAGATCCATATTACGAAGACAAATACGTGACCCCAGAAAAGGGTGAACAAGTTGCTCAATTTATTGGTGCGAAGAAATATGTTGAATGCTCTTCATTGACAGGAGAGGCAGTTGACGATGTATTTGAGATGGCGACACGGGCCAGCTTACTTCTGAAGAATGAACATGAGAGTTCATGCTGTGTTATATCATAA
- a CDS encoding uncharacterized protein (SECRETED:SignalP(1-22)), whose protein sequence is MFHRFMLALMCAISLELFVVSCIKNVASVARPDIISRCEPANYPNSRTPIGISFCNQSNQQILYEGFRSFPSGHSATVFASMTVQSLYSITVLQLYDHKGFAWKFIFCILYPLTVALVISFSRVSDNRHRVSDVLAGSVIGIISGISAFTFYFPWHQSLELKEGRMQHQKRIKRHNIDRKMQHPLLPVSYHQPIKAFNSINSIPKISNSKARRTQSY, encoded by the coding sequence atgtttcatcGTTTTATGCTTGCTTTGATGTGTGCTATTTCCCTAGAGTTGTTTGTTGTCTCTTGTATTAAAAATGTTGCATCTGTTGCGAGGCCAGATATTATTAGTCGATGTGAGCCAGCAAACTATCCAAATAGTCGAACACCTATTGGAATTTCGTTCTGCAACCAATcaaatcaacaaattctCTATGAAGGATTCCGCAGCTTCCCTAGTGGCCACTCAGCAACAGTATTTGCTTCGATGACTGTTCAATCATTGTATAGTATCACTGTTCTTCAACTGTATGACCATAAGGGATTTGCTTGGAAGTTTATTTTCTGTATTTTATATCCATTAACGGTTGCTCTAGttatatctttttcaagGGTTTCCGATAACAGACACAGAGTATCAGATGTTCTTGCAGGTTCCGTTATAGGGATTATTTCCGGAATTTCGGCTTTTACCTTTTACTTTCCATGGCATCAGAGCCTTGAGTTGAAAGAAGGTAGAATGCAGcatcaaaaaagaattaaaCGGCATAACATTGATAGAAAAATGCAACATCCACTTCTGCCAGTATCCTATCATCAGCCTATCAAAGCTTTCAATAGCATCAACAGCATTCCAAAGATTAGTAATTCTAAAGCCAGAAGAACACAAAGCTACTGA